One Rosa chinensis cultivar Old Blush chromosome 3, RchiOBHm-V2, whole genome shotgun sequence DNA window includes the following coding sequences:
- the LOC112191352 gene encoding transcription factor MYB20 — protein sequence MGRQPCCDKVGLKKGPWTAEEDKKLINFILTNGQCCWRAVPKLAGLLRCGKSCRLRWTNYLRPDLKRGLLSEHEEKMVIDLHAQLGNRWSKIASHLPGRTDNEIKNHWNTHIKKKLKKMGIDPLTHKPLPIGNEIENQSQQKQHVQNDQEQQQQQEEQSCTATDDTFEIDQINEGAKVEDKVEFVTMDHDEHELLNGFCIDEVPLIEPHEIHLVPNCAPSSSTSSSSSCSNSSSNFLEDLQYLPDFGWPNCDYSSSNNNNNHIIINNDTMGLWDDDFSSWGQESWAFGVL from the exons atGGGGAGGCAACCATGTTGTGATAAGGTTGGGTTGAAGAAGGGGCCTTGGACAGCCGAAGAGGACAAGAAGCTCATTAACTTCATCCTCACCAATGGCCAATGCTGTTGGAGAGCTGTACCTAAGCTTGCAG GATTGTTAAGGTGTGGAAAAAGCTGCAGGCTGAGATGGACCAACTATCTCAGGCCAGACTTGAAGAGAGGTCTGTTATCTGAACATGAAGAGAAGATGGTCATTGATCTTCATGCCCAACTTGGAAACAG ATGGTCTAAGATTGCTTCTCATCTCCCTGGAAGAACTGATAATGAGATCAAAAATCACTGGAATACCCACATCAAGAAGAAGCTGAAAAAAATGGGGATTGATCCTCTCACTCACAAACCACTTCCCATTGGCAATGAGATTGAAAACCAATCCCAACAAAAGCAACATGTACAAAATGATCAAGAGCAACAGCAGCAACAAGAAGAACAATCTTGTACAGCTACTGATGACACATTCGAAATTGACCAAATCAATGAGGGGGCCAAAGTCGAAGACAAAGTTGAATTTGTGACAATGGATCATGATGAACATGAGCTCTTGAATGGGTTCTGCATAGATGAAGTTCCACTTATTGAGCCGCATGAGATTCATCTTGTTCCTAATTGTGCTCCTTCTTCAtcaacttcatcttcttcatcttgttCAAATTCATCCTCCAACTTTCTCGAAGACTTGCAATATCTACCAGATTTTGGATGGCCAAATTGTGATtacagcagcagcaacaacaacaacaaccacatCATTATCAACAATGACACCATGGGCTTGTGGGATGATGACTTCAGCAGTTGGGGCCAAGAATCCTGGGCATTTGGGGTTTTGtaa